In Cicer arietinum cultivar CDC Frontier isolate Library 1 chromosome 7, Cicar.CDCFrontier_v2.0, whole genome shotgun sequence, a single window of DNA contains:
- the LOC101508273 gene encoding uncharacterized protein produces MKVRSSVKKMCEYCRTVKRKGRVYVLCTSNPKHKQRQGMSTFANEAPSHQPSLEISTSCTKHEIGPIHTLRTGLASIIPQRHSLSMLYGWRVGLASIMSKK; encoded by the exons ATGAAAGTGCGGTCATCTGTGAAGAAGATGTGTGAATATTGTAGGACGGTTAAACGTAAAGGACGAGTTTATGTGTTGTGCACATCAAATCCTAAGCACAAACAAAGACAAGGCATGTCAACATTTGCAAATGAAGCTCCATCTCATCAGCC gTCATTGGAGATAAGTACAAGCTGCACCAAGCACGAGATTGGGCCAATTCATACTTTGCGAACAGGCCTGGCTTCTATTATTCCTCAAAGGCACAGCTTGTCTATGTTGTACGGATGGAGAGTTGGCCTGGCCTCTATTATGTCTAAGAAGTAA
- the LOC101507961 gene encoding uncharacterized protein isoform X1, with translation MLITAWITDIFACMGGCFGCCVKPTPIIAVDEPAKGLRIQGQTMRKPTVSDGFWSSSPCDLDNSTIQSQRSISSVSTLNQILYQSNGTSTVGTDPEFVNQGLLLWNESRLQWTGRGISGKQSQEKQESRLNRNATYESLLGTRQPFSKPVPLSEMVEFLVDVWEREGMYG, from the exons ATGTTGATTACTGCTTGGATCACTGATATCTTTGCTTGCATGGG TGGTTGTTTTGGATGCTGTGTGAAACCCACACCAATTATTGCTGTCGATGAGCCGGCCAAAGGACTCAGAATTCAGGGCCAGACAATGAGAAAACCAACTGTATCTGATGGATTTTGGAGTTCTAGCCCTTGTGATCTGGATAACAGCACCATTCAATCTCAACGAAGCATATCATCTGTCAGTACATTAAATCAAATTCTCTATCAAAGCAATGGAACTTCTACTGTGGGTACCGATCCTGAATTTGTAAACCAAG GCCTTCTTCTTTGGAATGAAAGCAGGCTTCAGTGGACTGGACGAGGCATATCTGGGAAGCAAAGCCAAGAAAAACAAGAATCCCGACTAAA TCGGAACGCAACTTATGAAAGTTTGCTTGGGACTAGACAACCTTTCTCCAAGCCTGTACCTTTATCT GAAATGGTTGAATTCTTGGTGGATGTTTGGGAGCGTGAAGGAATGTATGGTTGA
- the LOC101507637 gene encoding EIN3-binding F-box protein 2-like, whose protein sequence is MPALVNSSGDDEMYPGGSMDLGGCLYTISSNVDVYCSPTKRARISAPFTFGAVEHKQDHKPSVEILPDECLFEIFRRLPSGKERSSCACVSKRWLMLMSTISKSEIERTNSSVEESVSSDENDEDVEGDGYLSRCLEGRKATDVRLAAIAVGTSGRGGLGKLSIRGSNSERGVTNRGLSAVAHGCPSLRSLSLWNVSSIGDKGLSEIAKGCHMLEKIDLCLCPSITNKGLIAIAEGCPNLTTLNIESCSKIGNEGLQAIAKLCPKLQSISIKDCCLVGDHGVSSLLSLASNLSRVKLQALNITDFSLAVIGHYGKAITNLVLSSLRNVSERGFWVMGVAQGLQKLVSLTVTSCRGVTDVSIEAISKGCINLKHMCLRKCCFVSDSGLVAFAKAAVSLENLQLEECNRFTQSGIIGALSNIKTKLKSLTLVKCMGVKDIDVEVSTFSPCESLRTLTIQNCPGFGSASLAMIGKLCPQLQHVDLTGLYGITDAGLLPLLENCEAGLVKVNLTGCWNLTDHIVSALARLHGGTLELLNLDGCWNITDASLAAIADNCLLLNDLDVSRCAITDAGIAVLSNANHLSLQVLSLSGCSEVSNKSSPFLTTLGQTLLGLNLQNCNAISSNTIELLVENLWRCDILA, encoded by the exons ATGCCTGCCCTTGTCAATTCCAGTG GTGATGATGAAATGTATCCTGGGGGTTCTATGGATTTGGGGGGTTGTTTGTACACTATTAGCTCCAATGTTGATGTGTACTGCTCTCCTACAAAGCGAGCTCGAATCAGTGCCCCATTTACCTTCGGAGCTGTTGAGCATAAGCAAGATCATAAGCCTAGTGTTGAGATCCTTCCGGATGAATGTCTCTTCGAGATATTCAGACGGCTCCCAAGTGGCAAAGAGAGAAGCTCATGTGCTTGTGTATCCAAAAGGTGGCTTATGCTTATGAGCACTATCAGCAAATCTGAAATTGAGAGGACTAATTCATCTGTTGAAGAATCTGTCTCTTCAGATGAGAATGACGAAGATGTTGAAGGTGATGGGTACCTTTCAAGGTGTTTGGAAGGGAGGAAAGCCACTGATGTAAGGCTTGCTGCTATTGCTGTTGGGACTAGTGGCCGCGGAGGACTTGGAAAGTTGTCTATCAGAGGAAGCAACTCAGAACGAGGCGTTACAAACCGTGGTCTCTCCGCAGTTGCTCATGGCTGTCCTTCTCTCAGATCGCTTTCTTTGTGGAATGTGTCTTCCATTGGAGATAAAGGTCTGTCTGAGATAGCAAAAGGATGTCATATGTTGGAGAAGATTGACTTGTGCCTTTGTCCGTCGATCACCAACAAGGGTTTGATTGCAATAGCCGAAGGCTGCCCCAACTTGACCACCTTAAATATCGAATCATGCTCAAAGATTGGAAATGAGGGTTTGCAAGCTATTGCGAAGTTATGTCCTAAGTTACAGTCAATCTCTATCAAGGATTGTTGTCTTGTGGGTGATCATGGAGTGTCTAGTCTGTTATCATTGGCTTCCAACTTGTCAAGGGTAAAGCTTCAGGCTTTGAATATTACAGATTTTTCTCTGGCTGTTATTGGCCATTACGGGAAGGCAATAACGAATCTGGTCCTTAGCAGTCTCCGAAATGTAAGTGAAAGAGGGTTTTGGGTCATGGGCGTTGCTCAAGGTCTGCAGAAACTGGTGTCACTTACTGTTACTTCCTGCCGAGGGGTAACTGATGTGAGCATCGAAGCAATAAGTAAAGGTTGCATCAACCTGAAGCACATGTGCCTTCGCAAGTGTTGCTTTGTATCCGACAGTGGATTGGTAGCATTTGCCAAAGCTGCAGTATCTCTGGAGAACTTACAGTTGGAGGAGTGTAACAGGTTCACCCAATCTGGGATAATAGGGGCTCTTTCGAACATCAAAACAAAGTTGAAATCACTCACACTTGTGAAGTGTATGGGAGTTAAAGATATTGATGTGGAAGTATCTACGTTTTCACCTTGCGAGTCTCTTCGAACTTTAACCATTCAAAACTGCCCTGGTTTCGGTAGTGCTAGCTTGGCTATGATTGGGAAATTGTGTCCCCAACTTCAGCATGTTGATCTGACCGGACTTTATGGAATAACAGATGCAGGTCTTCTCCCTCTTTTGGAGAATTGTGAGGCTGGACTTGTCAAGGTGAACCTTACGGGTTGCTGGAACTTGACAGATCACATAGTTTCAGCATTGGCCAGGCTACACGGTGGAACTCTTGAATTACTTAATCTCGATGGATGCTGGAACATCACAGATGCAAGCTTGGCCGCCATCGCAGACAACTGCCTACTGCTCAATGATCTGGATGTGTCAAGGTGTGCAATCACCGATGCCGGTATAGCCGTTCTCTCTAATGCCAATCACCTTAGCTTGCAGGTGCTTTCTTTGTCTGGCTGTTCCGAAGTATCAAACAAGAGTTCACCTTTCCTGACAACATTGGGCCAGACCTTGTTGGGATTGAATCTCCAAAACTGCAATGCAATCAGCAGCAACACAATTGAGCTGCTCGTCGAGAACTTATGGAGATGCGATATTCTGGCTTAG
- the LOC101507961 gene encoding uncharacterized protein isoform X2 — protein sequence MLITAWITDIFACMGGCFGCCVKPTPIIAVDEPAKGLRIQGQTMRKPTVSDGFWSSSPCDLDNSTIQSQRSISSVSTLNQILYQSNGTSTVGTDPEFVNQGLLLWNESRLQWTGRGISGKQSQEKQESRLKKWLNSWWMFGSVKECMVETSEVKMPKLSLS from the exons ATGTTGATTACTGCTTGGATCACTGATATCTTTGCTTGCATGGG TGGTTGTTTTGGATGCTGTGTGAAACCCACACCAATTATTGCTGTCGATGAGCCGGCCAAAGGACTCAGAATTCAGGGCCAGACAATGAGAAAACCAACTGTATCTGATGGATTTTGGAGTTCTAGCCCTTGTGATCTGGATAACAGCACCATTCAATCTCAACGAAGCATATCATCTGTCAGTACATTAAATCAAATTCTCTATCAAAGCAATGGAACTTCTACTGTGGGTACCGATCCTGAATTTGTAAACCAAG GCCTTCTTCTTTGGAATGAAAGCAGGCTTCAGTGGACTGGACGAGGCATATCTGGGAAGCAAAGCCAAGAAAAACAAGAATCCCGACTAAA GAAATGGTTGAATTCTTGGTGGATGTTTGGGAGCGTGAAGGAATGTATGGTTGAGACTTCAGAGGTTAAAATGCCGAAGCTGTCTTTAAGTTAG